Proteins found in one Ptychodera flava strain L36383 chromosome 16, AS_Pfla_20210202, whole genome shotgun sequence genomic segment:
- the LOC139114684 gene encoding beta-galactoside alpha-2,6-sialyltransferase 1-like — protein MAKRIGGIQLIRYGFAFSLVCGFAVWFILYTQYFSNIQDHTTVMVRVFGQEKGDNRQADSNVTRAAFRNYPTPEIQIANHSKYDDKDDNDTNINDDTIYADVISYLFNGNSTTLITSNDTSHSFDKERSHPSVGQHPTFPPRNHSRKIPGTNIITNTSYASNRSNGSNSISVIGQLRSRILMKARAKKSFPLLPNLSSPDIKALLKLYEAGFDDTRISRSNVWGVPKRKSRNGSKKIDESVTGEKLVCRVQRQAMIETLGTNTTPFKEMGLAKYFPKLDYLDTYQIPFNRCAVVGSSRYLINFTMGAEIDKHDAILRMNAAPVKGFEDMVGRKTTFHLLNSQLLERRMFHEITDTYSGEVTYLVWKGGPYSGNLVRWYEKVATKKFFNGYIEWGKMNPNLTMHIINPKSLWNAWDVIQDYCHQYSSDNPLSSGFTAIQVMLPICNELDVYGMVYPKFNSSSCHYYDKKHCNSLNWHPIAKEKCFINKLNIGAQKDIYEKARISIPGFATLNCDENV, from the exons ATGGCTAAACGAATAGGAGGCATTCAATTGATACGATATGGGTTTGCCTTCTCTTTGGTGTGTGGCTTTGCTGTGTGGTTCATCTTGTATACCCAATACTTCAGTAACATCCAAGACCACACAACCGTGATGGTCAGAGTGTTTGGCCAAGAGAAAGGTGACAACAGGCAAGCTGATAGCAATGTTACCAGGGCAGCATTCAGGAATTACCCGACACCGGAAATTCAAATTGCAAACCATAGCAAGTATGATGATAAGGACGACAACGATACAAATATTAATGATGATACAATTTATGCTGATGTAATTAGCTATCTCTTCAATGGCAACTCTACGACTTTGATCACAAGTAATGACACCAGTCATAGTTTTGACAAAGAAAGATCACATCCAAGTGTGGGCCAACACCCCACATTTCCTCCAAGAAACCATAGCAGAAAGATTCCCGGAACTAACATAATCACAAATACCAGTTATGCAAGCAACAGAAGCAATGGCAGCAACTCCATAAGCGTCATAGGTCAGCTGAGGTCACGGATCTTGATGAAAGCAAGGGCAAAGAAGTCATTCCCACTTCTACCAAATCTCTCCAGTCCTGACATTAAAGCTCTATTAAAACTCTATGAGGCAGGATTTGACGACACACGCATTTCACGGAGCAATGTGTGGGGTGTCCCAAAGCGTAAAAGCAGGAACGGTTCTAAAAAGATTGATGAATCTGTCACAGGGGAGAAACTGGTGTGTAGAGTTCAAAGGCAAGCTATGATTGAGACGCTTGGTACAAACACAACTCCCTTCAAAGAGATGGGTCTTGCAAAGTATTTTCCAAAGCTGGATTATCTTGACACTTACCAGATACCATTCAATCGCTGTGCAGTAGTTGGTAGTTCCAGATACCTGATAAATTTTACCATGGGTGCTGAAATAG ATAAACATGATGCAATACTCAGAATGAATGCAGCACCAGTGAAAGGCTTTGAAGACATGGTCGGCAGGAAAACCACATTTCATCTTCTCAACAGTCAACTCTTAGAAAGAAGAATGTTTCATGAGATCACAGATACTTACAGTGGAGAGGTGACATATCTAGTGTGGAAAGGAGGGCCTTACAGTGGAAACCTGGTCAGG TGGTACGAGAAAGTGGCTACAAAGAAGTTTTTCAATGGTTACATAGAGTGGGGCAAGATGAACCCCAACTTAACAATGCATATCATCAATCCGAAGTCACTTTGGAATGCCTGGGATGTCATCCAAGATTACTGTCATCAGTACAGCAGTGACAACCCTTTATCATCAGGCTTTACCG CCATTCAAGTGATGCTGCCAATTTGCAATGAACTTGATGTTTATGGGATGGTGTATCCTAAATTCAACTCATCATCATGTCACTATTATGACAAGAAACACTGCAACTCTCTCAACTGGCATCCCATTGCCAAGGAGAAATGTTTCATCAATAAACTGAACATTGGTGCTCAGAAAGACATCTATGAGAAAGCACGGATCTCAATACCTGGATTTGCAACTCTCAACTGCGATGAAAATGTTTGA